CTCGACAGCCATCTCGGCGAGGGTCACAGCGTTGTGAACGGGCTCGATAGTGCCCCCGATGCTCACCTCACCGACCACAATCAATCCACCGCGGACCGACTTCCGCAGCAAGGCACTCGACAAGGCAATCAGGCAGGCGACGCCGGTCTTTGCCCCACTCTTCGCGGCATCGAACCCTCGCAGTTGCACGGAGAACTCGTGCGAGCGCGGGTCACGGTCGCCGACCAACTGCGTTGCCCGGGTGTAGAGGTTCTGCTCCGCACAGCGCACGGATTCCTGAAACGCCGGTGGCACGGGTTTATTCAGCACACGAACACCACTGCCCGCCCCCTCGGTCACCTCCAACCTGAACAGCCCTGGGTGCTCGTCCGCAGCGCCCGGACTCAACGTCCAGATTTGGCCAGACTCCAGGGGTTCATCACCGATACCCTCCTGGCTGCGCAGCTCCGGCGTGGTGACAAATTTCTCCACCCCTTCCGCACCCAGGGTGTAGCTGAAGTGGGTGTTGCGGAATTCGGCCGCGCCGATGCGCTTTTGCTGCTCCTTCACTCTTCGACGCACTTCGAGCGCCAGCCGCACCGCCCACTCGAGGTCCTCGTCACTGACCGCTGCTTCCGCGTCCGGGTGCAACAGCTTCAACAAACCGCTCACGGTCTTGTTGACGGCGTTGAGGTCTCGCCCGGACAGCGCCCCGCCCAGGAACACCCGGCCCTGCAGCGTCGACACCCGGCTCTGGTTGCGCAGCTGCGTGAAGCACTCGGAGAGGAAGTCACTGACCAAGCCGAAATGCTGGGTGAACAGCGCCGGACTCATCTTCGGAACGTCCCAACCCGGCAGAAAGCCGTGAATCCGGTCCATGAAGGCGGTGTCGTCACGCATCTCCGGTGGTAATGGGCCGAGCAGATGGCCGATGCGCTGCTGATGCTCGACATCCACATCGAAGTTGCCGACCAGCACGATGGAGCCATCCGCGCGGATGCTCTCCTTGCCGCGCGAGAACTCGCCCGACTCCATGTAGCCCTTCATGATATTTACGCCGTCCTTCTGGTCGAAGGACACGCCCGACACCTCATCGAAGCAGACCACGTCGTACTGGCAGACCAGGCCCCTCTGGCCGCTCGAGTTATTCACGAACATCCGGGCCACGGTCGCCTTGCCGCCGGAAATCAGGTGGGCATAAGGCGAAACCTGCTGAAAGAGGTGCGACTTGCCGGTGCCGCGCGGTCCGAGCTCCACCAGGTTGTAATTGCGCTCGACGAAAGGAACCATGCGCAGCAGTAGCGCATCCTTCGCACGGTCGTTCAGCCCATCGGGCTCGACGCCGACGCTGCGCAGGAGAAAGTCCCGCCACTCGGCCGTCGACAGCTGCTTCCTCCCCTCGGCCAGCGAGGCCAGCACATCCCGCTTGGAGAGCTGAATGGCACGCAGGGCGTCGATGCCGAACGGCCGCCCACCCTTCTCCTGGGCAATCGCTGCGTCGTAGCCGAGGGTGATTTCGGCGTAGAAACCGCCGGTGAGCATGCGCTCGTGCTCTTTGATGAGCTCCGGGGAAATACGTACATCGTTCAGTCTCAGGCTGGGCAGAGACGCCACATAGGAGTCGCTCTTGGCATCGAGCCGCGCCGTGATGATGTCGATGATTTTCACCGAGCCGGTCTCTCGCGCGCGCGCCTTGAAGAGTTCTTCCTCCCCGGCTTTAACAGGGTGTTGATTTAATGCACTTTCCAGCATCTGCGCGGGCTCTACGGCTGATATAATTACGTCTGCATTTCTACAGCAATTATTCCCATGCGCGGCATCGACCACAAACAGAACGCCCTGTTCAGCTACGTCAATATCGAAGATCGAATTGCCCCCGATCATCCGTTGCGCCGGATCAAGACGCTGGCCGATATGGTTTTGCGCACGATGTCGCCGCATTTCGATGCGCTCTATGCCGAGGGCGGGCGCCCCTCGATTGCGCCGGAACGCTTGCTGCGCGCGTCGTTGTTGCAATGCCTGTTTTCGATTCGCTCGGAGCGCGCACTGGTCGAGCATATCGACTTCAACATGATGTTCCGTTGGTTCGTCGGCCTGACGCTGGACGAGGCGGTATGGGATCACTCGACGTTCAGCGCCAATCGCGAACGGCTGCTCAAAGAGAGCGTGATGCGCGAATTCTTCGGCGGCGTGGTGGCGATTGCCGAGTGGGCAGATCTGGTCTCGGACGAGCATTTCAGTGTCGACGGTTCGCTGCTGCGGGCGTGGGCCTCGCACAAGAGCCTGATGGCGCGCGACGGCTCGGACGAACCACCGGGGCCGGACCAGGGGCGCAACCCCGAGGTGGACTTCCGAGGGCAGAAACGCTCGAACAAGACGCACGTCTCGCGCACCGACCCGCAGGCCTTGCTGGCCAGCAAAGGCGGCGCAGGTGCCTACCTGAGCTTCACGACTCATGCGCTGGCGGAGAACCGCAATGGGCTGATCGTCGATGTGCATACCACGCAGGCCACGGGCACCGCCGAGCGCGAGGCCGCGCTGGTGATGGTCAAGCGCACCGTGAAGCCGGCCGATGCGACGCGCGAACCGACGCTGGCCGCCGACCGGGGGTACGACACCGCCGAGTTCATCGCTGCGCTTGAGCCGCTGGGCGTGCTGGCGCACGTTGCCGCCAAAACCAAGGGTAGTGCCGTCCCCGTGGCGCTCAAGGCCACGGAGGGCTATGCGGTCAGCCTGCGTCGTCGAAAGATGATCGAAGAGGCGTTCGGCTGGGTGAAGGACATCGGCACGCTGCGCCGTCTGATGGCACGCGGGCTGGAAACGATTCGCGCGCATGCGCTGCTCAATTTTGCCGCCTACAACCTGACGCGGCTGGGTAATTTGCTGGCGCCGTAATCCGATGGCGCAAGCGCGCCATTCGTATTGCGGCATTGGATTGTTGAATACGTTGGCTTTGCAGCGACGGGAGCGCTGCTGAATTGCGGTTGCACAATCGGCGGGAAAAGCGGCTGGAATCGTCATCAGGGCGGCTTGGAACGGATCTTTTCCGCGTCGATTTTTTCCGGGGCGACTGGAAACCGAAGGTGACGGTGAGATTTTCAACACCCTGCTAGGCAGCGCTCAAGAAACACATTTGCGAGGTCGTTCTTTGCGTTTGGGTAGTGCTTCGCACAGTACTCCTTGAGCACATCGACTTGCTTCGTGCGAGCCAAATACGGCACGTTGGTCACCACTAGCTGATATCGCGCATCCAGCAGCCGCGCCGCATCAAGCAGACCGCGGGCGGTCAGGGCGTGGTCCCAGGCCTCATCCTGCACCTCGTTGCCCTCACCCCACAGCGTGGCCGGGCGCTCGGTGGACAGCGCCCGCTCCAGCAGGTCACGCAAGGTGTCGAAGCTGGTGGTGGCGAGGTCGTTCTTCAGGCTGCGCGCCGGGTCGAGCAGACTGCCCAAGAGCGGCGCTTGCGAGAAGCTGTCGTGCAGCAGGCGCAGCTCCTGGCGCAGGTAGACGGCGTTGGGCACCTCGTCCGGAACCAGCGCCATCCAGTCCGCCGCCCGCGCGGCCACCTTCAGCCCACAGCAGGCGATGTTGGGCGCGGGCATGTCCGCGCGCACGCCCAGTGGCTGGCCGACCTCGTCCGGGAAGCGCCAGGCGGCGAGCGCCAGCGCGAACACCGCGATTTCCACGCAGCGCGGGTCCAGCTCCAGGCCATGCAGGTTGTCGCGCAGCACCGCATCCACCGCCTCGCAGGCGGAGAAGTGTTCAGCGGCCATGCGCATCGGCACCAGCAGCAGGAAGGCCGCCACCAGAAAATGCCCCGAGCCGCAGCAGGGGTCGAGCAGCTTGAAGTCGGCGAGGGTGTCGGGCCAGCCCTCGAA
The window above is part of the Thauera aromatica K172 genome. Proteins encoded here:
- the brxL gene encoding BREX system Lon protease-like protein BrxL, which produces MLESALNQHPVKAGEEELFKARARETGSVKIIDIITARLDAKSDSYVASLPSLRLNDVRISPELIKEHERMLTGGFYAEITLGYDAAIAQEKGGRPFGIDALRAIQLSKRDVLASLAEGRKQLSTAEWRDFLLRSVGVEPDGLNDRAKDALLLRMVPFVERNYNLVELGPRGTGKSHLFQQVSPYAHLISGGKATVARMFVNNSSGQRGLVCQYDVVCFDEVSGVSFDQKDGVNIMKGYMESGEFSRGKESIRADGSIVLVGNFDVDVEHQQRIGHLLGPLPPEMRDDTAFMDRIHGFLPGWDVPKMSPALFTQHFGLVSDFLSECFTQLRNQSRVSTLQGRVFLGGALSGRDLNAVNKTVSGLLKLLHPDAEAAVSDEDLEWAVRLALEVRRRVKEQQKRIGAAEFRNTHFSYTLGAEGVEKFVTTPELRSQEGIGDEPLESGQIWTLSPGAADEHPGLFRLEVTEGAGSGVRVLNKPVPPAFQESVRCAEQNLYTRATQLVGDRDPRSHEFSVQLRGFDAAKSGAKTGVACLIALSSALLRKSVRGGLIVVGEVSIGGTIEPVHNAVTLAEMAVEKGAKSLLMPVSCRRQLFDLSDDMATKLDIEFYQDGRDALLKALVD
- a CDS encoding IS5 family transposase, whose protein sequence is MRGIDHKQNALFSYVNIEDRIAPDHPLRRIKTLADMVLRTMSPHFDALYAEGGRPSIAPERLLRASLLQCLFSIRSERALVEHIDFNMMFRWFVGLTLDEAVWDHSTFSANRERLLKESVMREFFGGVVAIAEWADLVSDEHFSVDGSLLRAWASHKSLMARDGSDEPPGPDQGRNPEVDFRGQKRSNKTHVSRTDPQALLASKGGAGAYLSFTTHALAENRNGLIVDVHTTQATGTAEREAALVMVKRTVKPADATREPTLAADRGYDTAEFIAALEPLGVLAHVAAKTKGSAVPVALKATEGYAVSLRRRKMIEEAFGWVKDIGTLRRLMARGLETIRAHALLNFAAYNLTRLGNLLAP